The sequence below is a genomic window from Nitrospira sp..
CGGTTAACAGCGGAATCAGGAATGGAACGACCTTCGCTCCGAATGCGGCTAACGCTGCTGCCGCGTCCGCACGGGTATAGGTCTGGCCCAGTGCGTTCACCAGCGAAGGGATAGCCGCTTCGTCACCGATTAGGCCTAAGGCGCGTGCCGCCGCGCCTTGCGTGATGAACTCTTCATTCCACTGATCCCCACAGCCAGCGACGGCCCGTGTCGCTTCGGGAGGCTTCGCTCCTGTGAGCACCTCAATCAGGACAGGAACGGCGCGTGTGTCGCCGATCCGGCCGAGTGCCTCAACGGCCAAAGTTCGAAGCCCCGGTTCACGCATGGCTGTCAACAAATATTCGACGGCTCTGGGGTCCCTGATTGCTCCCAACGCCCGCACGGCATCTTCACGAACCGCGGAATCATGATCGTTGAACAAGACCGACAACAGCGGTTCAACCGCTTGTGCCGATCGGCTCTTCCCCAATGCCTCTACGGCATGCAGACGAACCAGCCATTCTTCCTGTCTCAAGGCGTCTACCAACGATGGAATGGCTGGGTCGCCGATGGCCGCCAGTCCTGCAGCAGCTTCCTCACGCACCGCTTTTACTTTGTCCTGGAGCAGTGGGATCAGGGGCACGACGGTGTCGGTATGGCGGATCAACCCCAACGCCTTGGCCGCGTGCATCCTGACGATCCAATCACTGCTCCGGAGTGCCTGGATCAGCGAAGGAAGCACACGTTCATCGGCGATGGTGGACAAAATGGCCGATGCCGCTTCCTGGACTGACAGGTCAGGCTGATCAAGACAGGTCCCCAGAGCCTCGACCGATTCTTTCCCGATAGCACGTAAGGCTTCAATCGCCGCTTCACGAACGGAACGGTCCTGATCTCGAAGTAACGCGATTAAAGGAGTCACGGCACGAGGATCCTTGAACGTGCCGAGAAGGCGAGCAGCATCCTCCCGGACTGCCCAATCTTCATCCCTCAGTGCAGCGATCTGTTCCATCACCGAGTCGGTCATATCCTGTATCCTTACAGACTCCGATCGGGTCGATGAGATCGGGGTGATGTCATGACCACCTGATGTAGCGGTTGTCGGCAGATTGTTGTCTGCCCAGGCTTAATCAGACGATGTCGCCGGACGGGCCAAAGCGTCCGGTTTGACCCAATGGCCGATCGATACGTAGATTGTCCGCTTGGCTGGAGCTGATTTCCACTGCTTCATCGAGAGGTGTCCAGCCAAGTTTTTCCAGGGTTTCGAGCGTGATCTGCTTGAGAGCGTCTTTTGCCGTCAGACGAACCGAAGCATAGGACAGCACACGCTCCTGTTCAGCCTCAACTTCGGACGCTTTAGGGTCATAGAGAAAGGCGATCAAGGGTTCGATGGCGCTGTCGCCGATGACGGTCAGAGCTGCCGCGGCCTTTTCACGCAACACCCCGTCTTTCAGCAGCATGATCAAATCCGGAATGACACGAGCGTCGCGAAATTGTCCGAGGGCGGTTGCCGCCGCCTCCTTGATGAAGGCG
It includes:
- a CDS encoding HEAT repeat domain-containing protein, with the protein product MTDSVMEQIAALRDEDWAVREDAARLLGTFKDPRAVTPLIALLRDQDRSVREAAIEALRAIGKESVEALGTCLDQPDLSVQEAASAILSTIADERVLPSLIQALRSSDWIVRMHAAKALGLIRHTDTVVPLIPLLQDKVKAVREEAAAGLAAIGDPAIPSLVDALRQEEWLVRLHAVEALGKSRSAQAVEPLLSVLFNDHDSAVREDAVRALGAIRDPRAVEYLLTAMREPGLRTLAVEALGRIGDTRAVPVLIEVLTGAKPPEATRAVAGCGDQWNEEFITQGAAARALGLIGDEAAIPSLVNALGQTYTRADAAAALAAFGAKVVPFLIPLLTDSTDDNVQFHVRETLTLAGWRPRRASTIHS